The Treponema sp. OMZ 790 genome includes the window TGTAGAACATAAACCTACAGGAGAAACGGAAATACAGGTACAAATGCTGGATAAAATAGATTACCCCGTTTTGCAGATAATGATGGAATTAAAAGCCTGTGTCCGCCGTTTAATCGAAACGAGGAAATTACCCTAATATGGATTTTATAGTAAAGACCGAAGATGAAACTACTGATTTAGGAAAAAAGATAGGAAAAAAATTAAAAAAAGGAGATGTTATAGCTCTAAGCGGAACTCTCGGAGCCGGAAAAACCTATCTTACAAAGGGTATAGCACAAGGCTTGGATATTCAAGAAGATATTACCAGCCCTACTTTTACCTTGATATCCGAATATTCGGGAAGGCTTCATCTATATCATATGGATGTATACAGGCTTGAAGGAATTGAAGATTTTTTAGACTTAGGCACCGAAGAAATGCTATATGGAGAAGGAGTTTGCGTCATTGAATGG containing:
- a CDS encoding DUF4822 domain-containing protein, translated to MIVSEIKNIEKEDTHIYYRQKYVGTAIYTILGKEQNGKVEFFVEHKPTGETEIQVQMLDKIDYPVLQIMMELKACVRRLIETRKLP
- the tsaE gene encoding tRNA (adenosine(37)-N6)-threonylcarbamoyltransferase complex ATPase subunit type 1 TsaE codes for the protein MDFIVKTEDETTDLGKKIGKKLKKGDVIALSGTLGAGKTYLTKGIAQGLDIQEDITSPTFTLISEYSGRLHLYHMDVYRLEGIEDFLDLGTEEMLYGEGVCVIEWSEKVKPVLPSNTIYINITINDDNSRKIVIDNGLYEDL